A genome region from Pelodiscus sinensis isolate JC-2024 chromosome 27, ASM4963464v1, whole genome shotgun sequence includes the following:
- the BAK1 gene encoding bcl-2 homologous antagonist/killer: protein MASGDGSDPPDRHRRRASLKPNAEDQVARETEEVFQSYAFHRYQQEREAGGEEVPMDPEIAEIQQETGSTSSQVGRRLALIGDDINMRYDAEFQNMLKTLQPTKDNAYEYFTKIASSLFDSGINWGRVIALLGFGYRMAIHVYQHGMTGFLRSIARYVADFVLRNRIAQWIAQQGGWVAALDLDNVYVKYMMVVLVVVLLGQLVVRRFFSS, encoded by the exons ATGGCCTCTGGGGATGGCAGCGACCCGCCGGACCGTCATCGGCGCAGGGCATCGCTGAAGCCCAATGCAG AAGATCAAGTGGCCCGTGAGACGGAGGAGGTGTTCCAGAGCTATGCCTTCCACCGCTACCAGCAAGAGAGGGAAGCGGGCGGAGAGGAGGTGCCGATGGACCCCGAGATCGCAGAGATCCAGCAGGAGACGGGCAG CACCAGCAGCCAGGTGGGCAGACGCCTGGCCCTCATCGGAGATGACATCAACATGCGGTATGACGCAGAGTTCCAGAACATGCTGAAGACCTTGCAGCCTACAAAGGACAACGCCTACGAGTACTTTACCAAGATAGCCTCCAG cttGTTTGACAGCGGCATTAACTGGGGCAGGGTGATTGCGCTGCTGGGGTTCGGTTACCGGATGGCAATCCATGTATACCAGCACGGGATGACCGGCTTCCTCCGGAGCATTGCCCGCTACGTGGCAGATTTCGTGCTCCGCAATCGCATTGCCCAGTGGATTGCCCAGCAGGGAGGATGG GTGGCAGCATTGGACTTGGATAACGTTTATGTGAAGTACATGATGGTGGTGCTGGTCGTGGTCCTGCTGGGTCAGTTGGTGGTACGGCGCTTTTTCAGCTCGTGA